TACAAGGGTGTGCCTGTTGGAAGATATTTTTTGTATAACTGAGCACCCCTATCTTTAAAGTTATACTGAGCCCTGGTGTGCGGATACTCACCTGgctgttatttttatatatttttttactgtccTCCCATGAACTCAGCAGCTAATCTGCAAATGAATGAACAgggtggattttttttatctgtgaagaTTTCATTTTGCCCATTAATGAATAACTGGATGTGTGTGGGCTCATGCACAGGGATCAGTCATTAGTACAAAAAGTACTTTTATACAAcagtatgctaaaaaaaaaacactgtgaatggaaattacacattccctgGAACGTAGAACATCCAGAGGAGAAAGACAACTTTTTTGTCATCCGCAGTCCTACTAATTATAGCAGGACTAATtaatattaatgcctttaagaggctTTTTGCCATCCCTGATAACCTGAGGGACACTGCTGAATGAGGTAAGCTTTACAACTCGCCTCATTAGTGCAGCATCCCTGAATTTCCACAGGGCCTTTTCTAGGTAAGGAGGCATCTGAGGGGGGTCCTTCAATGAACCCCTTATTATGGACCCTTATTATCAGAGGGAGATCAGCTGATTtatgaaaacagagaaaaagctTAAATTCTGaactatttttcatctgtctttgCAACTGATGAAAGAGTTCAtgcatttttagttattttttcaggattctttgctGCCAAGAGATTGGTAAATTGTTGATGTGGTGCCTTTATTTAAAAGGGGATCCCATTCTTaccctgaaaactataggcctttAGTTTGATATCAGTGGTAGGGATGCTTTTggaagggataagatacttgaatacattgcaattcataatactatgagtttgggAGGGTCTTTGATGATTTATTGGGCAAGCATACTATAAtgggatattgtgatactaaaatctgcaataagtatagatattggtatataaagtttatgtgagtatatggaggggacagtatgagtgtgtgtgtatggatgctgggtttcatttgtaagggttgaatttgatggactttggtctttttttcaattaaaatgaaGCATATAATGTAACTATAATTATGTAATGTAACTATAATACATAAACATAATGTTTACCCTTTTCCCAGTGTTTAATAACAGGTGATCCTGTTCATTCTTAATTCATGGCAGATTTAAAGTCCAAAGCTGACAAACAAGGTTGTGTACTTGATGATGAAATTGGCAAAGCATTTGAGATTTACATCCTATAAAAGCTCTGTCTGCCGTATGAATAATCAAACTGATCTCACCAGTCCTAGTGCAGACAAGGAACAGGTACAGCGAATCTTTGCTACTAATAAGCTGCTAGTAAACTAACCTTTTGtgggacattttaaaaatatattgtttacagTCTAGGTGTGGTGGAAGATGTCTGAAGTTGATGTCAATGAGAATGATGATCGATTTATGTTCAAATATCGAGGAATATATTTTCAGGCTACGTATACTTCACCCCAAACAATAGATTCTGTCCAGGACTTTGAAGTTAAAGACAGTGACGTTTTTCTGGTTACATTTCCAAAGTCTGGTAATTAAtttgttattcattttattgtataTCTTTGAAGCACAAAGTTCCCCCAGACTAGGTGCCTTGGCACCTTTAGTTCTACAgtagattataaggatataaattaaaaatacgaAATCACCCAAACCAAAAGAATGTTAAAGTCAGTAGATTCTATTCTATTTGCAGGATTTTGCATACATTACccatataatatcatatatatggTTAATGTTAGTGGATTTGAAAGTACTTTATTTCATGCAGGGACAGTCTGGACACAGCAGATTCTGAGCCTAATATTCAATGAAGGTCATCGGAATGGAACAGaaaaaattgataatatgtcCAGAGTTCCATGGATTGAATATAACCTTTACCAAATAGACTATGACAGCCGCCCCTCTCCTCGTCTTTTTACATCACATTTGCCTTATTATTTAGTTCCAAAGGATCTCAAGAACAAGAAAGGTAAAGTAAGTATCCTTGAATACAAATATTCATTTTCCAATCAGTATTCAAAAAATGGTTGATGGTAATACTATAGGTGAACTGATGCTCTCCTCCATATTAAGATAAGATTAAGAAAATCCCCTAATTATAGAAATCCCATCTCCAATAGAGtcttttaagcaaattattcttcttttttaattagaTAACTTGAGAttcattttggtggcaaaacaagcctattgggtttatatgggCGCAGAtgaatcaagggtcgaattttgaggttttaaatccctcaaaattcgactggggaatagaatcgaatagggaattcgggcaaaTGTACGtgctggtgaatagtcgaatggaCGAATATTGGCCCAGCAttgaatagtcgagcgatcgaatattcgatcgaaggattttcattcgatcaaatgattcgtcgaatgcctttttatttgatcaaaaacgtagaaaaaaagcctattttTTTAGGCGTTTAAAACAGtttggtaggtttaatctggcgaagtaggcagtcgaatgatttttaaaagagacggtacttcgactatcgaatgggcgaatagtcgcatcgtttttttcgctcgatctattcgaatcattctactcaggcgaatttacgccaattcgatagtcgaggagcacaaaaaactccctctattcattcacccgagcttagtgaatgtgccccatgatgtttaaatgttttttaggacatgtaaggcatgaagatctaaattacagaaacatcccttatctggaaaaccccaggtcccaagcattccagataatacatcCTAAACCTGTACTTAACTTAAACTGATCAGTCCATGCAATGCTTTTCATACTCTACTAAAAGTACCCTCTACATACCTGTACCACCATTTATACTTGTGTTTAATGTTATAGCAATCACTTCTTTGCTCTTTGTATACATAGATCATTTACGTTGCCAGAAACCCAAAGGATGTGGCTGTTTCATACTATCACTTTTATAAAATCATTGTGGgaataacacaaaaaaaggatTGGGAATCATTCCTGGATGATTATTTATCAGGGAAAGGTAACAAATTCATCATATGGCTCAGCACAATATCAACATTCTTAGTAAAGTGGAGGCAGACATTATATATAGTGCTTTGCATAAATATTTATACCCTTGACCAGTTCTCTTGTTATATTGGATAAACACTTTTACACTAAAATCGTATTCTCTGTACTAAAACATAACTCTGTTTATTATGTTCATTCCCTGTAATATTTCTTATCATGGTGTATTAACACAAACAGAACTAGGGATTTTTGTTCATAGAAAGGTTGTAGAAAtagttttttcccacttttttttaacccctaCAGTGCTATGCAGTTCTTGGTTTGATCATGTTAAAGGATGGTACAACCACCAGgaagattttaatattttatttctgacATATGAGGAGATGAAAAAGGTAATTCTgcctaaaaggttttttttttagaaatcataATGGTACCAAATAGACCAGCAAAGGCACTATATGGCAATTATAATTATGCATTCTTATTCATGTTTCATTGACAGCAAAGCCTGGAATTACACAGAGGCTGAGGAGGCTCTACTGAGCTCCttagaattttattttgtaatattaatacattagcataccattaaaaatgtattatctttAACGATattaaagataataaataataataatataatattatttaatattataaattcTGTGCGGCTGGGGCAGTTAATTGTTTATGCAGGAAGATTTTCTAATTAGGCAATTCTCTGCATTTCTACATTCTGATTTAATCACAGTTCTGGCAACTAGTAAAAATAGCAATGTGTTTAAGGTGTGCTGTGTACGGGTGCCACAAGCTTATGCTCTACGTTCATGACTTGCAAACAGAAATTCCTGCAGTCACAAAGCTCATCAAGAGCCTAggcaattattaaaggggaactatcgcgaaaatgaaaatgtaatatatgcttcggcatactaaaataaaaacgttctaaatacaataaattaaaaatgatgtactgtttctgaaataatcaaggttatcttcactattctttctccgcatctgtttctcttcattctctctttatgctttagttgggtgtcagatagtcattgatagttagatccaatatatcttatagaggggctccttttgcctagcagatgtattagagcatcagaaatcatgtctctctacatgcagtacttgtgcaaaaggcagttattttgttagattgtgtttgtactggaatcagttatttgagtgagctcttaatTCATCTGCTCGGAAAGGaagtcccccctataagataaattgaatctaactgtcagtgaatatctgacactcaactgctgcagagacagaataaagagaaacagatgctgagagagggatagtgaacataaacttaattatttcagaaatgatgccgaatatttagttgattgtatttacaaagtttcttcttatttaaatttgcatttttgcgaaagttcccctttaagcagtgaCACTGTACTAATATAAATGGTTGCTCTGAAAATATGAATCCTCGTTTATTCTGTGTTATATGGCAATTTATATAGTTCAGAATTTGGCAAATGTGTTTCTGTCAAAGCTTGACTACACTGATGTTTGCCAATGTTGTAGGACCTACGATCCGCTGTGCTGAAAATTTGTAGATTTGTGGGGAAAGAACTTAAGGAGCTAGAAGTGGAAGCTATTGTAGAAAAAGCAACTTTCCATAATATGAAACAGGACCCTCTTGCTAATTACACTTTTGTAGCAGAAGACATTTTTGACTTTAATAAAGGAACTTTTCTTCGGAGAGGTAAATGTCCATAACATCGTTcctacctatcatctatctatccatttattaTCCCATggtctatcttatctatctatctatctatctatctatctatctatctatctatcaatctatctatcctTTTGCTACTTTTTGAATAACAAATTATAGGCATTAGAAGTCCAGTCTATTGCGTACATACTTCCTCTCAGGTTCTGATGCTTTGAA
The genomic region above belongs to Xenopus laevis strain J_2021 chromosome 5L, Xenopus_laevis_v10.1, whole genome shotgun sequence and contains:
- the XB5897337.L gene encoding uncharacterized protein LOC432082 isoform X1, whose amino-acid sequence is MSEVDVNENDDRFMFKYRGIYFQATYTSPQTIDSVQDFEVKDSDVFLVTFPKSGTVWTQQILSLIFNEGHRNGTEKIDNMSRVPWIEYNLYQIDYDSRPSPRLFTSHLPYYLVPKDLKNKKGKIIYVARNPKDVAVSYYHFYKIIVGITQKKDWESFLDDYLSGKVLCSSWFDHVKGWYNHQEDFNILFLTYEEMKKDLRSAVLKICRFVGKELKELEVEAIVEKATFHNMKQDPLANYTFVAEDIFDFNKGTFLRRGAVGDWKNLMTVAQNEKFDKFYNEKMKDVPMNFTWDINEGN
- the XB5897337.L gene encoding uncharacterized protein LOC432082, with the translated sequence MSEVDVNENDDRFMFKYRGIYFQATYTSPQTIDSVQDFEVKDSDVFLVTFPKSGTVWTQQILSLIFNEGHRNGTEKIDNMSRVPWIEYNLYQIDYDSRPSPRLFTSHLPYYLVPKDLKNKKGKIIYVARNPKDVAVSYYHFYKIIVGITQKKDWESFLDDYLSGKVLCSSWFDHVKGWYNHQEDFNILFLTYEEMKKVLLAIGKT